ATGGCCCAGGGCGATAAATTCGCCTCGGCTGTCGCATACTTCCACCACGTCGCCCTCCTCGGGTTGTGCCGTCATGCTCTGTATGGCACCCGAGAATACCCACGGGTGGAATCGTTGCAGCGACTCTTCTTTACCGGGTTTCAGTTTGACTTGAACGTATTTCATGTTGGGTGTTTAAAAGAAAAATCGTATTACATCGTTGAGGTTGGCGTAAATCAACAGGGCAAACAACAGAACCATACCCGTGATTTGTGCATATTCCATAAATTTCTCGTTCGGCTTGCGACGGGCAATGACCTCATAGAGGAGGAAGAGCACATGTCCGCCGTCGAGAGCGGGAATGGGAAGTATGTTCATGAACGCCAGTATGATGGAGAGGAATGCCGTCATTTCCCAGAAGGCTTCCCAGTTCCATGTCGAAGGGAAGATGCTGCCGATGGTGCCGAAGCCTCCCAAACTGTTGGC
The Candidatus Caccoplasma merdavium genome window above contains:
- a CDS encoding site-2 protease family protein, producing the protein PVAVNDKGQIGISLVPASVFYPTETIYYGFFESIPKGIKKGFNTLAGYVGDFKYVFTKEGANSLGGFGTIGSIFPSTWNWEAFWEMTAFLSIILAFMNILPIPALDGGHVLFLLYEVIARRKPNEKFMEYAQITGMVLLFALLIYANLNDVIRFFF